Part of the Oncorhynchus tshawytscha isolate Ot180627B linkage group LG07, Otsh_v2.0, whole genome shotgun sequence genome, TTGACCATAGATTGGCACATACAACTGAGAACAATGTACAGTAGTTACCACCAATGTAGAACTCTGTTTTTTGATATTCCACCACAGCCTCAATATGTTGTTCTACATTTAACTATGCAGTAGCGCTACATTTCAGTAATTCCTCACAACATCAATCAACAACTTCACAGGATATGATTATTTTCAATGCTCACTTTTCAAAATGACATCAATCAAGATAAATGGTTCAGTTTCAGAATTGTTTCAGTTTGAACAAACATATTTTCTTTTTGGAAAATTAATGCCAGTCAatgctgtatatactgtacatctgtGCAAATATTGTATTGTTTCCCTTTTCAATAACATAACAACAGGCCCATCCTTCAGCTGTCTACCAAAAAAGTGGTGTCTGCTTTGTGTGAATGCAGAAAataggctggttccaccaggctaagCTTAATATGGGTCCAGGGGAATAATCAGTGTGGATTGGGGGAAGCTCCACATACACCAcgctgtttgttttttttagaCAAATATTGTTCCATAATTGAAATTGTTAAATATATTGTATAAAACCACGTCTGTATTGTTTAGGTACATTAGTATAAAATCTAAAGGGAAAGTATTGCCAACAGTCCAATGAACGTTGGCGAGAGATTGTGAGAACTACAGTCCAATACTACACAGAAGAGCATTCAAAGTCTAGTGCTGGCTTACTGTATACTACAGTACATGTAGGACTCTAGACAGTCACCAGCCAAGTAGTTCAAGTGTCTGACACAGCAGTGTTTTGAGTTTCCTGTGTTTTCTTCTGACCAATGAGAACATCCTAAAAATGgcagaacaaaaaaaaaaacgtttatggcttttcaaatcataGTACAGTTCTTTAGTGACATTAAATAACCAAAGCGAGAGCTGCTTTGGCTTCTTTATGATGTTGGAGTAGCATACTGCTGTGAACACGGTGGTTGATTTGATAAAAATGAATGTGGTATGGCACTTTGCTTGGTATAATCATGTTATGCCCTCATAACGCATTGCCACATCGCCTGGCTTACATCTGTTCTAGATCCAAACATTTAACTATTTACATATGTGTCAAATAACACTTGACTTCAACGACACTTGGATGAAAATCAAAAGACAAACCCAAACACTTACGATAGACCTAAATCTAAATGTCATTTTATCTTTTTAGTGCAGTAACACACAACGAAGTGATATCAGACCTGGGtataaatactatttgaaatctttcaaatactttgcaCGTTTAGGGCTAATCCATTGGTTACATTGTGCCTGGCCAGCTCAATCATGTaaagctaaagtatttgaaagattccgaaatactatttgaacccaaggTCTCATATCAATGTCATTTGTTGTTTAGACCAGGTGCTATAAAATGCTTTTGAAGATGCATCGCTACAAGGGACATCTTATCTAGTATAAGACCCCTAAAGTGACAAATGTGTTTCCATGCTTGTTTGGAAGTCAAAGTACATGACAAGATGGCCTCCTGAATGGTTGACCTGTATTTCACAAGTGTTCTTGTGCATGTTGCCTTGTCTCATTGGTCCCTCTTCGTCTTGTCACACTCTCCGGAACACTTCGAAAAGGCAGGCCACAGAGTGCATGCGGTAGAAGAGGGTAATCGGCATGGCGAAATTGAGAACTGTGGTCCATGTGGTGAAGCCAAACGTCTCCTCCTCTAGGCCGTTGTCATACTGGGGTCTGCAGCCAAAGGCAGGAAGGATCCAGAGCTGCAGTAAAGGAGACACCAATAAGGTTAAACTTAACttggtattgttttttttgtgtggtaAATGCATGCTGTATTTCATAAACTCCTAGCTGTGCAATACATTTCCCAACTGGGACATTGAATGAAAGGTAGATAGTAAAAGTAGCTAGAAGGGTAAGAAATGGGGGAGAatcatacagtatgtgtgctTGAGAGCTAGCTATACCCTATGACAATAACACCACTGACTATTATcaataaataaatcataataaATAATAAGTAAAGAACAGCAAGCTTACTGAGATGTTGCACATGAAAAGGAAGACGGCGATGTTCTTCAGGATCTGACTCTTCTTGCTCGGGGTCACCTCCACGTTGTTCTCCACCTGATGGGGCACTTCCAAATGTTTCTGTGGGCACCCATTCACCTGTCCACTCTCCTTCTGCACATTCTCCAGCGTGACGCAGCCGTTGTCCGGATTCTCGTACGCCTGGTTGATGATTCCGTTGTAGGGTGGAGACAAGGAGGAGTTCACAGAGAATATCTCTGGTGCAGGCCCCGCCACCTCAGTGTCCTCCCTCTCACCGTCCTCCTGCTGGCGGTAGAGGGACTCAATGATGAACAGGTTCTGGATGTACTTCTCTAGGATGCTGAGCAGCGAGTACATCAGGTTGGTCCAGCGGTAGCTCGGGCTGCTGCGTGAGGCTGACACGGCCACCACGCTGCACCAGGAAACGAGCCAGGAGCCCACCGACGAACCAAACAGGAGCTCTGTGTCCAGCTTCCGTGAGGGGTTCTTGGTGGTGTCCATGGGAATGGGGTCGGCACGGTAGATGAGCAGACCAGTGACCCCGGCCGAGCACATGACCACCAGCATGACGATGCCGTAGTAGTAGAAGATTGCAATGGTTGACTCCCGGATGTCCAGCGACTCTTCCACGTGGATGATGTAGACCACCAGTACGCCGATGGTGCTGGCCAGAGCGGCGAGACCCAGGATGGGGCCGACTACCAGCCCCTGGGTCTTGGTAGCCAGCCTTTTCCGGTTGTGCTCGAGGTCAATGGTGCGCCCTATGTTCTTCCACATGACGAAGAGCATTACCGAGACAAAGATGTGGTACTCGATGTTGAAGGGATAAAGGTAGTAGAGGCCGTTGACGAACATGGAGCAGGCACTGATAGTGCAATTACAATGAGGTTCCATAGCCACTGAAActcacattaaaaaaacaaaatattgtGTCAATTTCAAGCCCAGTGCATTCCCACTTCTGCCACCATATGTAACTTTATGTACTTTACAAAACATTGACCTCCAATTTGTGTATACAAGTATACTACACAGAGGTTAGAAACTCTCAAGTTAATCAAATATTTCTGGCAATAAGgtttatttcaatgttttttgCATGAGGCCAGTTGTTTTCTTTGGGTCTTATGTAACAGAATTAAACAATCCTTTGCCATCAGCAACAAGGGTGGTAGGAAGGGAATTTAGAGTCTAGTTATTTACCAAATGAACTGACCTTGTGCTGTTTGGGCCTCACAGCTCAATGTCCTAGTCATTTCAGCTATGGAAATCTTCATGTAGCAGTGGGTGGTGTGATCAATATCACCACAAACTGCTCTTCACACGTGTGATGAGAATATCAGATTGGTGGATCAAGTGTATCAACCAACTTTCTCAACACCAATATACACAATTCAGCACATTGGACTAAAATTACTTTTCCCTCAAAATAATGCTTTCCATGTACTTGTTGAAGCCCTACCATTTCCTTGTGCTGCCCTCTAAAGACAGCTTCTTAACTCAACCCTGtacctctacctactgtactcACTACCCCCACTCCTCCCAAAAAGGTACCACTACGGTGGTTCTCCTCCTTAGAGCAGCCCGGGCTTAAGATGTATCAGTCACTGTAATTGCAACGCCCTTGGGAGCAGCCTGGCCTGGGACAATCGCGTCTGAGGTATCGCAAGCTGAGGGGCGGGTGTTCGGGGCCAGCAACTGTGCGTGTGTCGTGAAACCTAAAAGAGTAAACGTTCAACACAAACAAGACCTTCTGGACTGTCTATTCCATCCCCTCCCCTTCAAACCCCCTTCACCTGTCTTTCATCCAATTAAGTGAGCTTCTCAAGCGAACTATTGTCCTTTTTTCAAGCAGCCATTCGACCCTGGTCCCCTTACCCATGGTGAGATTTTCAAAACCCAGGGCAGTCAGCCTTGTGCTGTGGTGGTTTAGCAAGTGATTGGCCTCAGACATCACACCGCTGCACCACAGCAGCAGGTTAGTGAAGACTGCATGGATGACGCCAAACCTGACGGGAAACATCCATGAATCAAAATAGAAATTGATTGTCACAATAGTCGTTGCTGGGTAGATAAATTATCGCATGGCTTGTGACAATCTCAAAATACAGATTTATTATATTTCACAATACCTTTCAAAGGTCTCAAAGGACTTGATGACGTCTTTGATGTGAAACCAAAGGAAATGCACCTAAAACAAAACTCAAATTAACATTTGTACCAAACTAGCACTGACAAGACACTCACTATATCAGTCTAAAAAACTTTTCTGGTGAAGGCTTTCATTTGGACTGTGAAAATGAATCACCAGAATGTGAGAACATATCAAATGACCTCTCAACTGAAGGATTACCTCCGCCTGCATTACGTTTTACTCCAATAACATGGATAATGACAGGATTATTTTGTACAGACAACTCTTTTTCTTGCCTGAGAAACAAAGTGTACATTATTCCACTTCAAGATAAAGCTCTATACATTACCCGCTTAAGTGGTATTTAGATACCTTTACTGGAAAAACTTTTGAACAGAGCTGCCAGCTTACCTGTTAACACTTTACATATTTAAGAAAATGTATAAAATGGGTTTATACATGGTAAATAAGTTGTTAGTTATTACTTTATAAatctaaaataaatacattataatTGAATACATTTGTTTAAACTGTGTGCTTGTCATTTAGCTGCTCGCCAAATTCTGAGGTTATGGCTGCACTgtcaataataatagtaatatcaATAACAGTACATTCATATATAATAAGCACATTATTAAGCAAGCCCAAAAATAGCACATGTTTTACTTATGTGTTATAACTGTTTATTACAGATTTTTAAACCATCTATATATGGAATAatccgtttagaaattacaaacCACTTTATAAATCCTTCTAAGTATAGGCCATACCATAATGAAAAGTGTTATCAAATCAACATAGAATGGGGGTTGTATCTTACCTGTGCTATTGTGTGAGTTGCGTGGATGATGGGGTATACCACTAGAACAGCCGACAGGCATGATCGATAGCCCACAAAATAACCAATATTGAAGGCATCCATGATCAACGAGAGGAGCGCAAGAAGAGTTAAACCCCCTATAATCAATGAAACATTCGTTGTTAAGAGGCTGCATTGAAACGAAAAAGTATGCAAAAATATCCTTTAATTGCTTTTGATGTCAATTCAATGTTTGCTTGTTTCTCCGCCAAAGTTTTATAAACCAAAAACAAATCTATTTGGAAAAGTTCCATCAGCTACTTGAGAAGCATTTAACTATACAAAACATTGAAAATCCAGCCTCGAGATTTACATTCACAACACCATTTTACATACTGGAAACCTAATCTTCCAAATATCTGTACCTTTTATCCAAGAGGTAGTAGCATGCACATCCTTTTCTGCCTGTAAATTACTCTGCATGCCTCTCCTCACGATGTACCACATCATCCATAGCAGCTGGACGATTATGAGGGTCGTGATAAACGACAGCAGGTGCTCTTCCTTCACGGGTGCTCCATTGTTACCAATAGCCAGCATCAAGGACACGCCGATCAAAAGTAAATTAATCCCATACTGGCCGCTCAGAATCTCCGCATTCTTCTGCGGATAGTCCTCAGTCAAACTGACTTTCAATTTGgtgaatatttcactttcttgCTCTGAGCTGGAGGACAAGGTGGAGGAACTGTGACAGTCTACCTTATTTAAACACATACTATGAGGGCCACCGTGCTCAGCCATGGCGCCTAAATATGTAACATTCGAGTCCGAAAGGAAGAGCAATATCAACAAAGTGTGCTACAAGTACATTTGTGAAAGGCCAAGTGCTCAACCTGTAGCAATAAGGTGGGGACGCAATTGGATACAAACGTTGCCAACTGCAAGTTGATTCAGTCCAAAGACGGTCTCACTTGTTTCATGCTTTCATTCAGTGTCCAGCTTTACTAACATGGTGTGTTTGACCTATTATTGTCATCCTGGACCATTTAGATTAAATTACTTTATATCACCTTATATAACCGCTTGCTGGGTGAATTCAGCGGAATAGATTGAATTCCAGCCATCGGCGACGCACATCCGTAGTCCAGTTGAACCCgccatacatttttattttttgagAAATTGGTGAACTAAAAGTGCCAATCATTCACATAATCTACTTGATCATGTAATAGCTTAATCTCCAAAAAGCTTTTTCCATGGTCGTTGCCAACTAGCACTTGTCTCTATCTGGAAGTGTCTACATGCGACTTCTCGCTATCAGAATACTAAGATCGCATAGAAAAGACAAGTCTAGATGCACAAAAGTCCCATTGTGTtctgattgtgatcagatctgGTTGACCACAGGACGTGGGTGGATAGTCTGCGtatttctcctcagtctggacGCAATCAGGCAACCGAAAGCGCATACAGTGCGCGATTTCATCAGATCTCTGCCCACAAGTCTCCAGAAAACGTGTGTTATGGGAGCGAGAGGCACCTTCCTTTTTATTATGGGACACTTTTTTCACAGTATTTTGCCTGGTGGGAGGTACTATGTCAATGTGGGCGTGGGTTTCAAAGTGCGACACACGTCCACGTTCAACCCATAACCCTCCTCCAGTAGTATGGTTACAAGTCGTTTTAGCTAACATTACACTCCTTGCCACTCCTGTCATTTGCCAAAAAGTTTGTCCTGGTCATTTACCGTGTCTTTGGCAAATGACATGGTGTACAACGAGTGGAATAAAATTGCTGAACAGGAGACTGCAACCAGGTTTCTCTGCCTGTGCCCACAAAGCACATTGCATGTTACATGACCAACAGCaaggtcaagcaagttaatgttttggACTACAAAAAACGAATGATTTAGAATCACAGAGTTTCCGCAAGTCTCAAAGAAATCAGGAGCTGACTCCAAAaatccagcaccatttcaatatTTCGACATCATAAAATCACCTATTcgtagtctaatacagtgacatctaaaagataccaaaaacaatttagtccagtcGATGTAAGATAAATATGTGGTTGTTCATAGTTCTGATTTCTGTTTATGTGCTTGCTGTAGGttcatgcaagtagaaaaacatgttgactcaccctacttgtagagaaacttcaatgccatcctcctctctctcatgttgatgaaacggtctatgactctgtcacaATATACACCCTTTTatgttttgttgtcctaggctacctggctaaaatgcttgctcgctagcctaacttcctttcatgggcaacttTAGCTacttaacattagccttctagatctagctacatattgaactaccatcctctcaggccagtggcacaatTTATGCATTTATGattggatcagaatcgccattataatcattggccagtatggagaataaagtaaaaccacaagtccaaatcgctatctccatccatggctaatttaggaaaaggacatttttagcaagctagcttaccacctgaggacaacaacacaacgagatgcaacaattcaagttgtttttgTCAATTGTGTATTGCTCTCTTGTTATATGAGTAGAGGGAAGCTAAATACAAACTGGCTCCtgttgacacattttttttggtgagtcaggaccattcacagttgaccTCATTAAGTTTAGCTCTACGCTggttggctattattttattattattattttttaatcaagggaggccaaattctTGCTGTCTTCCCTTGCATTCACTTCTATGGGCAGCaaaaatgtcatactctttttgaccagagagcatcagatagatggcctacacatacagagaaaagagaggcgCCGTTTCGCTCACTAGGCTGCTTTCTCGGGTGAGACATTCAGCttcttgtgaattgaaggaaaattataaaACACAGAAAGGTAAATGGAAAaagccacccctcagagccaggttcctctcctctccattctccttcAGATCTGAAATTGGATTGTGAAACTTGCCAGCCAACCAAAAAAAGCAAGGCGAAACAattcaggcattcttgaaagtcaggacaatcctTGTCCTGCAGAAACATTATTTTTATAGTTGAAAATGTTTTATGTTGCAAGCAGTAGGCATTTAGAACTAAATATGAAATGGGGTTTTATAGTTACTTGTGACATCATGTGCCCCTACATTCGGCAATCGACATTTATATAAAATAAACACCATTAACATTAGCATATGTCACAATGAAGAAAGTTCGACAAAAGAAAAATCCATCCCTGTCGAACAGATAAAAATGTTGTTGATCTTTAAAAAAGGTCTCCTATACATGTTTTAATTAAACATGTCACAATGATTTGTTTTTGACATTGCTTTTGTCAAATAAATATGGATCAATAAAAACAACTTTGTCCATAGGCAAATTATACACAAATATAATATGACGTTTATCTAAAccgtatagctccacattgacatgattgggtGAAGGTATGTGGGGAAGGaaggtcctgtataaacaaaAGCTCACTTCCTTTACAACAGCTCTGTGCTGCTCTGTGAAGGCAAGGAGTATAAATGCCCTGACTTCTGGAGAGGCCATATCCCCGtaaatgctgcaaggcaaatgcAGACAATGGATTGACCATGTAGCGTATTTTATGGACTCAGCACATATGGGTAACATCCATTACTGTACTTTCGACTAAAAGCCAATCAatgcttgatccgaaaatgtgTTCGGAGGCTTCATATGGAGGGTTTGATGCAATTACGGAGCCTCTGaaggcatgcagaggccaaattgagctctgtaCTACTTCGCCATGCGCTGCACACATTTTTTAACAATTTAGAGTGCTCCGAAGAGCACCTGCGCTATAGAAATTCAACAGTCAACTGACTGGGACTTCAAATAGTCCTATggcacgtcaagggaactgtaacgtactgttcagatgggttaaatgataactgaagtctggacactgactgtaggcctaTATCCTTTCACATAGCCTTAAtaataactcctgcagaattaagcatttcttgcacTGCTCTGTTAgcacttcaccaaatctttcccaaacattacaTCTCTCTTCTTTTTATTTTCAACTATCTATTTAGCAGCTTTTCTCTTGTTGAATCAACTCTGACATTAGCTGTAGTTAAAAAGGAAATGGATCTCCATTGCCATTCCCAATCCCATGGAAATGTCCTCCGGCTATTCAGTTAGTAGCTCCTGTCCATCCAGAAGAGTTGGACGTGGTTCTCATTCCAAAGGGATTCCCCTCTATCCTTATGGTACGGTAGGTGatggaattaaaaatatatatataataaaggtTACTGAAGTCATATTTCAAACCGTAAGTTAACAACTGAGCACACCATAGACTCTTTAACAACTAACTTTGTACTCTCTGTGACATTCAGACCACTTGGATTATCTTTGAGGTGGTGGAGGGGGAAAATGGCTGCAGTGACTTTGAGAACTTCAATTGGAGGTTGTGAAATAAAAAGGCTGGATTAGGATCAATAGAATTAGAACGGCTGCATGCTGTAAAGGGTACATGACAAATGTAATGACGGAACATTAGGACCGATGTCAGACGAGCAGACTTAGTCAATTACATAACTAGAGATGGTCTTGTTATGCTGCTGGAAATGTGATGGTTTAACAATGTGAGAAGAATATATTCAAGCCAGCACATCATGATCTGGGTAGGCACAATGGTGTAAAAAGGTTACTAGTGTGTGAATTAATGTGAGTAGGAAAATGTAACAATTCTTACATATCCCTTCCCTGTCTGGTCTCTCAACGAGGAGTACTTTTGAATGAGTGCAGTGCACACATCCATGTATTGCCGGGTAGTGTGA contains:
- the LOC112254946 gene encoding proton channel OTOP1-like isoform X1, whose product is MAEHGGPHSMCLNKVDCHSSSTLSSSSEQESEIFTKLKVSLTEDYPQKNAEILSGQYGINLLLIGVSLMLAIGNNGAPVKEEHLLSFITTLIIVQLLWMMWYIVRRGMQSNLQAEKDVHATTSWIKGGLTLLALLSLIMDAFNIGYFVGYRSCLSAVLVVYPIIHATHTIAQVHFLWFHIKDVIKSFETFERFGVIHAVFTNLLLWCSGVMSEANHLLNHHSTRLTALGFENLTMVSVAMEPHCNCTISACSMFVNGLYYLYPFNIEYHIFVSVMLFVMWKNIGRTIDLEHNRKRLATKTQGLVVGPILGLAALASTIGVLVVYIIHVEESLDIRESTIAIFYYYGIVMLVVMCSAGVTGLLIYRADPIPMDTTKNPSRKLDTELLFGSSVGSWLVSWCSVVAVSASRSSPSYRWTNLMYSLLSILEKYIQNLFIIESLYRQQEDGEREDTEVAGPAPEIFSVNSSLSPPYNGIINQAYENPDNGCVTLENVQKESGQVNGCPQKHLEVPHQVENNVEVTPSKKSQILKNIAVFLFMCNISLWILPAFGCRPQYDNGLEEETFGFTTWTTVLNFAMPITLFYRMHSVACLFEVFRRV
- the LOC112254946 gene encoding proton channel OTOP1-like isoform X2, whose translation is MAEHGGPHSMCLNKVDCHSSSTLSSSSEQESEIFTKLKVSLTEDYPQKNAEILSGQYGINLLLIGVSLMLAIGNNGAPVKEEHLLSFITTLIIVQLLWMMWYIVRRGMQSNLQAEKDVHATTSWIKGGLTLLALLSLIMDAFNIGYFVGYRSCLSAVLVVYPIIHATHTIAQVHFLWFHIKDVIKSFETFERFGVIHAVFTNLLLWCSGVMSEANHLLNHHSTRLTALGFENLTMVAMEPHCNCTISACSMFVNGLYYLYPFNIEYHIFVSVMLFVMWKNIGRTIDLEHNRKRLATKTQGLVVGPILGLAALASTIGVLVVYIIHVEESLDIRESTIAIFYYYGIVMLVVMCSAGVTGLLIYRADPIPMDTTKNPSRKLDTELLFGSSVGSWLVSWCSVVAVSASRSSPSYRWTNLMYSLLSILEKYIQNLFIIESLYRQQEDGEREDTEVAGPAPEIFSVNSSLSPPYNGIINQAYENPDNGCVTLENVQKESGQVNGCPQKHLEVPHQVENNVEVTPSKKSQILKNIAVFLFMCNISLWILPAFGCRPQYDNGLEEETFGFTTWTTVLNFAMPITLFYRMHSVACLFEVFRRV